From a region of the Aeoliella mucimassa genome:
- a CDS encoding VWA domain-containing protein, whose translation MFHDPWVLLLLLLLPLIAWRLCAGGRNTAVPFSSTESLQHLRPTWRQRLAWLPAVLTLAAIAVAIVALARPREGREQTVIDADGIAIEMVVDRSGSMRALDFKIDGKQVDRLTAIKNVASRFIVGDTDADESDESDSLSGRVSDLVGLITFAGYADAITPPTLDHPFVTNQLIRQEIVSQRSEDGTALGDAVSLAVEKLASLDDRQDEKVKSKVVLLLTDGENNAGEVDPQQAAELAKKKDIKIYTIGVGTRGRAPVPVMNPFTGRQQIEWAEVNIDEDTLKQIAEVTGGKYFRATDTESLTEIYHEIDQLEKTKIEERHFVDYRELAIQGGSLGSWACPPLVLVALGLLASRVILANTLFRELA comes from the coding sequence ATGTTTCATGATCCCTGGGTGCTCCTGCTACTACTCCTGCTTCCCCTGATCGCCTGGCGGTTGTGTGCGGGGGGGCGGAATACGGCGGTACCGTTTAGCTCTACCGAATCGCTGCAGCATCTACGCCCCACCTGGCGGCAGCGTCTCGCCTGGCTTCCTGCGGTGCTGACCTTGGCCGCTATTGCTGTGGCGATTGTCGCCTTAGCGCGTCCCCGCGAGGGTCGGGAGCAGACGGTGATCGATGCCGATGGCATTGCCATTGAGATGGTTGTGGATCGTTCGGGAAGTATGCGGGCGCTCGATTTTAAGATCGATGGCAAACAAGTCGACCGTTTGACCGCCATCAAGAATGTTGCCAGTCGATTCATCGTTGGCGACACCGATGCGGACGAGTCCGACGAATCCGATTCGCTGTCCGGCAGAGTGAGCGACCTGGTGGGGCTAATCACATTCGCGGGCTATGCCGACGCAATTACTCCGCCGACGCTTGATCATCCGTTTGTAACCAACCAGTTGATTCGCCAGGAGATCGTCAGCCAGCGATCGGAAGATGGCACCGCCTTGGGCGACGCGGTTAGCCTGGCTGTAGAGAAGCTCGCCTCGCTCGACGACCGGCAGGACGAAAAGGTGAAGAGCAAAGTGGTGTTGCTGCTCACCGATGGTGAAAACAATGCTGGTGAGGTCGATCCGCAACAAGCGGCCGAACTGGCGAAGAAGAAAGACATCAAGATCTACACCATCGGAGTCGGCACCCGCGGGCGGGCCCCAGTGCCAGTGATGAATCCCTTCACCGGGCGGCAACAGATTGAGTGGGCCGAAGTAAACATCGACGAGGACACGCTCAAGCAAATAGCCGAAGTCACCGGTGGTAAGTACTTTCGTGCTACCGATACCGAGTCGCTAACCGAGATCTATCACGAAATCGATCAGCTGGAGAAAACCAAAATCGAAGAGCGGCATTTTGTCGACTATCGCGAGCTTGCTATCCAAGGCGGATCCCTCGGTTCGTGGGCGTGTCCCCCCTTGGTGCTGGTCGCGTTGGGATTGCTCGCTTCGCGGGTGATTCTTGCTAACACCCTGTTTCGTGAACTTGCCTGA
- a CDS encoding DUF58 domain-containing protein, with product MLPREIIKKIRRIQIHTTHIVDELLAGQWDSAFRGSGIEFEEVRPYQFGDDIRSIDWNVTARTGHPYVKLFREEREMAVMLLVDQSGSQGMGSNWQTKREQVTELSATLAFSAIKGNDRVGLTLFTDGIEKFVPPRKGTRHVLRLIRELLYCTPMGTGTSLSTALEHLNRTMSRRTVVFVVSDFQDTGYEKALKVARSKHDIIPVVVADQRELEMPKVGLVRLRDAETGKVVTLDTNSRACREAYREFAERRMQERDTLFRRLNLDPIHVYTGEDFVEPLRRFFHRRENRS from the coding sequence ATGTTACCGCGCGAAATCATCAAGAAGATCCGACGAATCCAGATTCATACGACTCACATCGTCGATGAATTGCTGGCTGGGCAGTGGGACTCTGCCTTTCGGGGGAGTGGTATCGAGTTCGAAGAGGTCCGACCGTATCAATTCGGCGACGACATCCGCTCGATCGATTGGAACGTCACTGCCCGTACCGGTCATCCCTACGTGAAGTTGTTTCGCGAAGAACGCGAGATGGCGGTCATGCTGCTGGTGGATCAGAGTGGTTCGCAAGGCATGGGGTCGAACTGGCAAACCAAACGTGAGCAAGTGACCGAATTGAGCGCGACCCTGGCTTTCTCGGCGATCAAGGGTAACGACCGAGTTGGCCTGACGCTTTTTACCGATGGCATCGAAAAGTTTGTACCGCCCCGCAAGGGGACGCGTCATGTGTTGCGACTTATTCGCGAGCTGTTGTATTGCACTCCGATGGGAACTGGTACCAGTCTGTCCACTGCGTTAGAGCATTTGAATCGCACGATGTCGCGCCGCACGGTGGTGTTTGTGGTGAGCGACTTCCAGGATACCGGGTACGAAAAGGCGCTGAAGGTTGCTCGTAGCAAGCACGACATCATACCCGTAGTGGTCGCCGATCAGCGGGAACTCGAAATGCCGAAGGTCGGCCTGGTGCGACTTCGCGATGCGGAGACTGGCAAAGTGGTCACCCTCGATACCAATAGTCGGGCGTGTCGAGAAGCGTATCGGGAGTTCGCCGAACGCCGAATGCAGGAGCGAGATACTCTATTCCGCCGGCTGAACCTCGATCCGATCCATGTTTACACCGGCGAAGATTTTGTCGAGCCACTGCGTCGCTTCTTCCATCGAAGGGAGAATCGATCGTGA
- a CDS encoding AAA family ATPase, with the protein MTSADQVTYESIEALSQNIQAQSEPFRQLIAEVGNTIVGQEVLIHRMLVGLLANGHLLIEGVPGLAKTTAVSCLAKGVQTGFQRLQFTPDLLPADLIGTLIYRPQDQQFVVQKGPIFSNIILADEINRAPAKVQSALLEAMQERQVTIGSETYLLDEPFLVMATQNPVEQEGTYPLPEAQMDRFMLKVVVGYPNRDQELAILERMASTRPKIATQAVATPADILAARALVDQIYVDRKIQEYIVDLVIATREPKSYGLSLDEFIHYGASPRATINLTLAAKANAFLHGRGHVLPSDVKEIALDVLRHRVILTYEAEAEEKSADDIVQTILNAIPVP; encoded by the coding sequence ATGACTTCCGCCGATCAAGTGACCTACGAGTCCATCGAAGCACTCTCGCAAAACATTCAGGCCCAGAGCGAGCCGTTCCGCCAGCTGATTGCTGAGGTCGGTAATACAATCGTCGGGCAGGAGGTGTTGATTCACCGCATGTTGGTTGGATTGCTTGCGAACGGGCACTTGTTGATTGAAGGGGTACCGGGGCTGGCAAAGACAACCGCTGTGTCGTGCCTGGCGAAAGGCGTGCAGACTGGCTTCCAGCGTTTGCAGTTCACTCCCGACTTGCTACCGGCCGACTTGATCGGCACTTTGATCTACCGCCCGCAAGATCAGCAGTTCGTGGTGCAGAAAGGCCCGATCTTTTCGAACATCATCCTGGCCGACGAGATTAACCGCGCGCCAGCCAAGGTGCAGAGTGCACTCCTCGAAGCCATGCAGGAGCGGCAGGTCACCATCGGCAGCGAAACGTATCTGCTCGACGAACCCTTCCTAGTGATGGCCACGCAGAACCCGGTAGAGCAAGAAGGAACCTACCCACTGCCCGAAGCCCAGATGGATCGCTTCATGCTCAAGGTAGTCGTTGGGTATCCGAATCGCGATCAGGAACTGGCGATTCTGGAGCGGATGGCCTCGACCCGCCCGAAGATTGCCACCCAGGCGGTCGCCACCCCGGCCGATATCTTGGCAGCGCGGGCGCTGGTTGACCAAATCTATGTTGATCGCAAGATTCAGGAGTATATCGTCGACCTGGTGATCGCCACGCGCGAGCCAAAGTCATATGGTTTATCACTCGACGAGTTCATTCATTACGGGGCGTCGCCGCGGGCGACGATCAACCTCACGCTGGCGGCCAAGGCCAATGCGTTTTTGCATGGTCGGGGGCATGTGTTGCCTTCCGACGTGAAGGAAATCGCCCTCGACGTGCTTCGCCATCGAGTGATCTTGACCTACGAGGCCGAAGCCGAGGAAAAATCGGCAGACGACATTGTGCAGACCATTCTCAATGCGATCCCGGTGCCGTGA
- a CDS encoding OB-fold-containig protein has product MQIEEHPAIFQFFEYCLAWPVMPASTLMALILIYGLIALLGAADLDLFEFDVDVDVDVDGHAGSATSVGLVVLKFLNLGDVPIIIWLACFGLFWWSLSLILWVFFDGQPEDLTFWGGAILVFRNAGISLLGAKGLTEPLREMFDETEQYTPQKLIGRLCEVSTYEVTDQGGQARIKTDAAPLLIDVRTEDDPLHKGDIATVVAYDAATKTYQIKQPPTEIIP; this is encoded by the coding sequence GTGCAAATAGAGGAGCATCCAGCAATTTTCCAGTTCTTCGAGTACTGCCTGGCCTGGCCGGTGATGCCGGCTTCGACCCTGATGGCATTGATCTTGATTTACGGCCTAATCGCCTTGCTTGGGGCCGCGGACCTCGATTTGTTTGAATTCGACGTGGATGTCGACGTAGACGTCGATGGCCATGCGGGTTCGGCCACCAGCGTGGGATTAGTCGTCCTGAAATTCTTGAATTTGGGCGATGTTCCAATCATTATATGGCTGGCGTGTTTTGGACTATTTTGGTGGTCCTTGTCCTTAATTCTGTGGGTGTTCTTCGACGGTCAGCCGGAAGATCTCACGTTCTGGGGCGGGGCGATCCTGGTATTTCGCAATGCCGGCATCTCGCTACTAGGGGCTAAGGGACTTACTGAACCTCTGCGTGAGATGTTCGACGAAACCGAACAATACACTCCCCAGAAACTGATCGGTCGACTCTGTGAAGTCTCCACTTACGAAGTCACCGACCAAGGGGGACAGGCACGCATCAAGACCGATGCCGCCCCGCTACTTATCGATGTACGAACAGAAGACGACCCCCTTCACAAAGGCGACATCGCTACGGTCGTAGCCTACGATGCCGCAACCAAGACTTACCAGATCAAGCAACCACCTACTGAGATTATCCCATGA
- a CDS encoding flotillin family protein: MAVIIIGLALSRFYRKVAPEEALVRSGGGQLAVATGQGMWVFPIVHRVDRMDLTLKRIEIARQGNDGLICRDNIRADIKVAFFVRVDKEDEKIKEVAQSIGCTRASDELTLTDLFDAKFSEALKTVGKQFDFVDLYDKREQFKAEIIKVIGIDLNGYRLDDAAIDYLEQTSVELLDPNNILDAEGIKKITDLTAKEHVRSNDITREKEKVIKKQDVEAREVILNLERQQIEAEEKMKRESTEIRAREQAEARKVQEQERLKAETARIQTEEELRVAEENKDRQIIVAEKNKQRTEAVEVERVERDRMLEVTERDRLVGIAEVEKDKAIEVENRSIQEVIRERVMVERAVVEEQEKIKDTHEFAAAERLKKVTVTKAEMTAEQNLVIEVKAAEATKQAASLKAEQVVIEADAQRNAAERKTQAMKMLAEGRTAEEAAEGLAKAHVQIANADAIEKTGTAEATVIEKKAMAEASGVGAMAEAKEKDGTAEANVMKLKFSSEANGITEKAKAMKLFDGVGREHEEFKLRLNKDKDIEIAAIQAQQEIAEAQSTLVGEALKSARIDIVGGESEFFDKIVDSVKGGKAVDRFIHNSEVLTDVKNTFFNGNSEYFKEKTQQLVDQFNLSPDDVKDLSISALILKMLGMTDADETRSELNRLLDTVHQLGVSDKRLAALGINQAKAKQ; encoded by the coding sequence GTGGCAGTCATCATTATTGGGCTCGCCTTATCGCGGTTCTATCGCAAGGTTGCCCCTGAAGAAGCGCTCGTGAGGTCGGGTGGTGGTCAGTTGGCAGTTGCCACCGGGCAAGGCATGTGGGTCTTCCCCATCGTGCACCGTGTCGATCGCATGGACCTTACCCTTAAGCGCATCGAGATTGCTCGACAAGGGAACGACGGCCTCATTTGCCGCGACAACATCCGCGCCGACATCAAGGTCGCCTTCTTCGTGAGGGTCGACAAAGAAGACGAGAAAATCAAGGAAGTCGCTCAGTCGATCGGTTGCACTCGCGCATCGGACGAACTCACGCTAACCGACCTTTTCGATGCAAAGTTCTCCGAAGCTCTGAAGACCGTAGGCAAGCAGTTCGACTTCGTCGACTTATACGACAAACGAGAGCAGTTCAAAGCGGAAATCATCAAAGTCATTGGCATCGATCTCAATGGCTACCGACTCGACGATGCAGCGATCGACTATCTCGAGCAAACTTCGGTCGAATTGCTCGATCCGAACAATATCCTCGACGCCGAAGGTATCAAGAAGATTACCGACCTCACGGCCAAAGAGCACGTTCGATCAAACGACATCACGCGGGAAAAAGAAAAGGTCATCAAAAAGCAAGATGTCGAAGCCCGCGAAGTGATACTCAATCTGGAACGTCAGCAGATTGAAGCGGAAGAAAAAATGAAGCGCGAGTCGACCGAAATCCGCGCTCGCGAACAGGCCGAAGCCCGCAAGGTGCAGGAACAAGAGCGATTGAAAGCGGAAACCGCTCGCATTCAAACCGAGGAAGAACTTCGCGTCGCCGAAGAAAACAAAGATCGCCAGATCATAGTCGCTGAGAAAAACAAGCAACGCACCGAAGCGGTGGAGGTCGAACGTGTCGAACGCGACCGCATGCTCGAAGTCACCGAACGCGATCGTCTGGTTGGCATCGCCGAAGTGGAAAAAGACAAGGCCATCGAAGTCGAGAATCGCAGTATCCAGGAAGTGATTCGCGAGCGCGTGATGGTGGAACGTGCGGTGGTCGAAGAGCAAGAGAAGATCAAAGATACCCACGAATTCGCCGCTGCCGAGCGTTTAAAGAAGGTCACCGTGACCAAGGCCGAAATGACCGCCGAACAAAACTTGGTGATCGAGGTCAAGGCCGCCGAGGCGACCAAACAAGCGGCCTCGTTGAAGGCCGAGCAGGTGGTGATCGAAGCGGATGCTCAACGCAATGCTGCCGAACGCAAGACGCAGGCCATGAAGATGCTGGCCGAAGGTCGTACCGCCGAGGAAGCGGCCGAAGGTCTCGCCAAGGCGCACGTGCAGATCGCCAATGCGGATGCCATCGAGAAGACCGGTACCGCCGAAGCCACGGTGATCGAGAAGAAAGCCATGGCCGAAGCTTCCGGCGTCGGTGCCATGGCCGAAGCGAAGGAGAAGGATGGTACCGCCGAGGCGAACGTGATGAAGCTGAAGTTCAGCAGCGAAGCCAACGGCATTACCGAAAAGGCCAAGGCCATGAAGTTGTTCGACGGCGTCGGCCGCGAGCACGAAGAGTTCAAGCTACGCCTGAACAAAGACAAGGACATCGAGATCGCTGCCATCCAGGCGCAGCAAGAAATTGCCGAAGCCCAATCGACACTTGTCGGCGAAGCCTTGAAGAGCGCCCGCATCGATATCGTCGGCGGCGAGAGCGAGTTCTTCGACAAGATCGTCGATTCGGTCAAGGGTGGTAAAGCGGTCGATCGCTTTATCCACAACAGCGAAGTGCTGACCGACGTGAAGAACACGTTCTTTAATGGCAACTCCGAATACTTCAAGGAAAAGACGCAGCAGTTAGTCGATCAATTCAACTTAAGCCCCGACGACGTGAAGGATCTGTCGATCTCGGCACTGATTTTGAAGATGCTTGGAATGACCGATGCGGACGAGACACGCAGCGAACTCAATCGCTTGCTCGATACGGTTCATCAACTCGGTGTGTCGGACAAACGACTTGCCGCGTTGGGCATCAATCAGGCAAAAGCGAAACAGTAG